The Hydrogenophaga crocea genome contains a region encoding:
- a CDS encoding 2Fe-2S iron-sulfur cluster-binding protein: MSTSPRGFVELPVARVSPEAAGSVAVTLAVPPEQRSAFAFEPGQFLTLRALIGGQDVRRSYSISSPRSVYTHKGELTLGIRPVEGGVFSNWAATQLKAGDTLLAMPPDGRFTVHRPRAIHRVGFAAGSGITPILSIMTSTLEESPTAKFTLVYGNRRMASVMFNEALQDLKDRFRDRLTLVHILSRQAQEVPLLEGRIDGEKVRALIAALLPVPSMDEVFICGPEAMIEATEQALLGAGVKPERIHTERFSSPALDALPRAQRAQVQLGHVDASAGEVALTVVLDGKPHALRMGRDQHVLDVALEAGLDLPWSCRGGVCCTCRAKVMQGSVAMDKNFTLEPWETDQGFVLSCQARPTSDTLVVSYDER, translated from the coding sequence ATGAGCACCAGCCCCCGCGGATTCGTCGAACTGCCCGTCGCGCGCGTGAGCCCCGAGGCCGCGGGTTCGGTGGCCGTCACGCTGGCCGTGCCGCCCGAACAGCGCAGCGCCTTTGCGTTCGAGCCGGGCCAGTTCCTCACGCTGCGCGCCCTCATCGGCGGCCAGGACGTGCGTCGCAGCTACTCCATCAGCAGCCCGCGCAGCGTGTACACGCACAAGGGCGAGCTCACGCTGGGCATCCGCCCGGTCGAAGGCGGCGTGTTCAGCAACTGGGCGGCCACGCAGCTCAAGGCCGGCGACACGCTGCTGGCCATGCCGCCCGATGGCCGCTTCACCGTGCACCGCCCGCGCGCGATCCACCGCGTGGGCTTCGCGGCGGGCTCGGGCATCACGCCCATCCTGTCCATCATGACCAGCACGCTCGAAGAATCGCCCACGGCCAAGTTCACCCTGGTCTACGGCAACCGCCGCATGGCCAGCGTGATGTTCAACGAGGCGCTGCAAGACCTCAAGGACCGCTTCCGCGACCGGCTCACGCTGGTCCACATCCTCTCGCGCCAGGCGCAGGAGGTGCCGCTGCTCGAGGGCCGCATCGATGGCGAGAAGGTACGCGCGCTGATCGCGGCGCTGCTGCCCGTGCCCAGCATGGACGAGGTCTTCATCTGCGGCCCCGAGGCCATGATCGAGGCCACAGAGCAGGCCCTGCTCGGCGCGGGCGTGAAGCCCGAGCGCATCCACACCGAGCGCTTCAGCTCGCCCGCGCTCGACGCCCTGCCGCGCGCGCAGCGCGCCCAGGTGCAGCTCGGCCACGTGGACGCCAGCGCCGGCGAGGTGGCCCTCACCGTGGTGCTCGACGGCAAGCCGCACGCGCTGCGCATGGGCCGCGACCAGCACGTGCTCGACGTGGCGCTCGAGGCCGGGCTCGACCTGCCCTGGTCGTGCCGCGGCGGCGTGTGCTGCACCTGCCGCGCCAAGGTCATGCAGGGCAGCGTGGCCATGGACAAGAACTTCACGCTCGAACCCTGGGAGACCGACCAGGGCTTCGTGCTGAGCTGCCAGGCCCGGCCCACGAGCGACACGCTCGTGGTGAGCTACGACGAGCGTTAA